CTGCTCGTACTGACAGGCATCCTCTCGTTTGCCGCCGGTACCGGACTGGGCGTGTACGCGGCGCTCCGCGGGAAGGTCGCGAGCGTTCTGGGGAACTCGACCGAGAACTAGCGCGGAAAGAGGCTCGCGTGGACCGGCGCGAAGTCGCTGCTTGGCTCCTCGCCCTTCGTATCGGTGATCGATTTTCCGGCCAGGCCGTCGTCGAGGAAGTCCGCGAGCGGTGGCCCGACCTTGCCGGGCTCGACGAGGAAGGCGTCGTGGCCGTGGTCGGACTCGACGACGTGGTGGGCGGCCTCGCCAGTGGCGCGAAACGCCTTTGCGACCTGCTCGGACTGGGCGACGGTGAAATGCCAGTCGCCGGTGAAGCTCATCAGGAGCGCCTCGCCGGTGAAGGCCGCGAGCGCGTCGGCGTCGGACTCGTAACCCGACGCGAGATCGTAATCGTCCATCGCACGGGTCAGATAGAGGTAGCTGTTGGCGTCGAACCGGTCGACGAACTTCGTCGATTGGTAGTCGAGGTACGACTCGACGTCCCGGTAGGGAAAGAAGTCGGCGGCGGGGTCGGCGGGAAACGCCTCGCGGTGGGCGTCCCGACCCGCAGAACGCCGGCCGAACTTGCGCTCCATCGAGTCCTTCGAGAGGTACATCATGTGGCCCAACTGGCGGGCCAGCGCCAGCCCGTCGTCGGGCTCCGCCCCGCCGTAGTACTCGCCGCCCTGCCAGTCGGGGTCGGTCGTGATCGCCCGGCGGGCGATGGCGTCGAGACCGAGACACTGGGCGTCTAGCCGGGCGGCCGCGGCGACCGCGGCGACCCGGTGGACGTCGTCGGGATACCGGGCAGCCCAGTCGAGCGCGTTCATTCCCCCTACGGAGCCGCCGACGACGGCGTGCAGGCGGCCGACGCCGAGGTGGTCCAGTAGGGCGCGCTGGGCGCACGTCCAGTCTCCGACCGTCACCGGAGGAAAGTCCGTGCCATAGGGCTCGCCCGTTTCGGGGTTTTCGCTCGGAGGTCCCGAAGAACCGTAACACGATCCCGGGACGTTCACGCAGACGACGTAGTACTCGGCGGTGTCGATCGCTTTTCCGGGACCGACGATGTCCTCCCACCACGCCGAGGCCTGATCGCTCGTCGAATCGCGAAACGAGCCCGCGACGTGGGCGCTACCCGTCAGGGCGTGACAGACCAGCACGCAGTTCTCGCCGGTGAACTCGCCGTACGTCTCGTAGGCGACCTCCAGGTCGGAGATCGACTCGCCACACGCGAAGCGAAACTCGCCCAGCGAGGCGAACTCCCGATTCTCGCTCATGGCTCGCTCGAACGCCCCGTAGCGACTTCGATCGCTCGGTCCAGATCCCGAAGGACGTCCTCGGGGTCCTCAATGCCTACGGAGAGGCGCACGAGGTCCTCCGTAACGCCGCTTTTCGCGCGCTGCTCGGGGGTGAGCTGGCCGTGGGTCGTCGAGGCCGGATGGATGATCAACGATTTGGCGTCGCCGATGTTGGCGACGAAGCTCACCAGGTCGACGGCCTCGCAGACGCGCTTCCCGCCCTCGAAGCCGTTTTCGAGCCCGAAGGCGATCATTCCGCCGAACCCACCTTCGAGGTATTCGCGTGCGTTGTCGTGGGTCGGATGCGATTCGAGGCCGGGATAGGTCACCCAGGAGACGGCCTCGTGATCGGCCAGAAACTCGGCGACGATGGCGGCGTTCTCACAGTGGCGCTCCATCCGCAGGGGGAACGATTCGAGCCCCTGGAGAGTGGCCCACGCGTCGAAGGGGGCCTGCTGGGCGCCGAGCGCCCGCAGCGAGCGAAATCGGGCGGCGGCGGCGAAGGGCGCCTCGGGGAAGTCACGGCTGAAGTCGATCCCGTCGTAGGCGGGATTTTCCCCCGAAAGTTCCTCATAGCCCGTCCAGTCGAACGAGCCGCCGTCGATCAGGGCGCCGCCGACGGTCGACCCCGACCCGTGGAGCCATTTCGTGGTCGATTCCCAGACGAGATCGGCGCCGCACTCCAAGGGTCGACATAGATACGGCGTGGCGAACGTGTTGTCGACGAACAGCGGTGCCCCGTTGTCGTGGGCGATCTCCGCCACTCGCTCGATGTCCGGGGTGACGAGCGAGGGGTTGCCGATGGTTTCGAGGTGGACGAACGCCGTGTCCTCGTCGATGGCTTTTTCATACTCCTCGTAATCGAGCGTGTCGACGAAGTGCGTCTCGATTCCGCGACGGCCCGCGACGTGGTTGAAGTACGCGGTGGTACCGCCGTAGATCGCGGACGAGGAGACGATGGAGTCGCCGGGCGCGGCCAGCAGAAAGGTCGCGGCGTCGAGGGCGGCCATTCCCGAACTAGTAGCGACGGCGTCGACCCCCCCTTCGAGGGCGGCGAGGCGCTCTTCGAGCGTCCTGGTAGTGGGATTGCTGATCCGGGAGTAGACGTCGCCCTCCGCCGAAAGGGCGTACAGATCCGCGGCGTGATCCGCGCTCTCGAACTGGTAGGAAGTGGTCTGGTAGATCGGCGTCGCGCGCGCCCCGGTCGCCGGATCCGCGCGCCCGCCACTGTGTACGCTACGCGTCGCTGGTCCCCAGTCGTTCATGTATACAGTGCATATCGTCCAAGAGATTTATAACCAGTAATAACGGCAAGACTCGCGGTTTCCGTGCGGCCGAGATCGCCGCCCGAGGCGGCGGGTTCCCAACATCGCCGTCGTACGGTCGGTGATGCGACGAGAGCTGGAAGCTGTCCGGGCGGCTCCACTACACGTCGGTTCCACTGGCGTGTCTGGTCTTTCTGGCCGTGCTTCCTACTGAAACCTGCGAATGACGCTCTGAAGGACCGGCAGTCGCAGGGAGGCTTTTTGTCCCCGTGGAGCAACAGAATCGGGTATGGCACCGAACCTACCGGACCTGCTGGGACGGGGATTCGACCGAGGAATGGAGGCGGCCTTTACCGCCGACTCGATCACGCAACTGGCCGAAGCGGTCGACCTCGAGGCGCTCGAACAGGGCGATCCCGAGGCGATGGACTTCGAGCGCATGGGCGAGCTGGTCGGCCAGATGACCGGTCGGCTCGTCGTCAAACAGACGGTCGGACGCTACACGCCCGGCCAGTTCGCAGAACAGACGGTCGGCTACGCGGTCGGCGGCGCGATCGGCCGCGAGGGTGGGCGGCTCGTCCTGCAGGTCGTCGAGAACCAGCGAGGGGATCCCGTCGAGGTCGACATCGAAGTCCTCGACGAGGGGGAAGTCGAGGACGACGAGGACATCCGCGATCTCGGTGACGAGGGCGAAGTGGACGATATCGGCGAACTCGGCGGCGACGGGCTGGACGGCCTCGACGAGGGGGACGCGGGGTTCGACGACGAGGAGTCGGACGATCCGGACGAATAGCCCCAACCTTTTTCCCATAGACGGCAAGTGGCCGGTATGGAACCACGGATCACGCGGATCCAGACGACGGAGTTCTCCTACCCGATCGAGGACGTCGGCACCGACACCCACGGGTTCAACCTGACGTACGAACCCGGCGCGACCACCGAGCGAAAGCTGTTCGCCCTCCAGATCGAGACCAGCGAGGGGATCACCGGCGAGTACATCGGCGGCAATTCGCCGGCCTTCGCCCAGATCAACACCGTGGCGAACTACCTGATCGGAAAGAACCCCCTTCACAGGGAACGCCACTGGAGCGAGCTCAAGCGAACGCTCAGGAAGTACGACCGGATGGGGATCGGCCCGCTCGACATCGCGCTGTGGGATTTCGCAGGAAAACACCACGACGCCCCGATCCACGACCTTCTAGGGACGTATCGCGAGCGTCTCCCAACGTACGCCTCGACGTACCATGCCGACGACAGCGGCGGGCTCAACTCTCCAGCGGCCTACGCCGATTTCGCCGAGGAGTGTCGTGAACGGGGCTTTCCCGGGTTCAAGATCCACGGCTGGGGCGGGGGCGACGACGCCCGACAGATAGACAGGGAGATCGCCACCGTCCACGCCGTCGGCGAGCGCGTCGGCAGCGGGATGGACCTGATGCTCGATCCGGCCTGCGAGTACGAGACGTTCGCCGACGCCCTACAGGTCGGGAAGGCGTGTGACAAACAGGACTTCTACTGGTACGAGGACCCGTATCGCGACGGCGGTATTTCCCAGCACGCCCACCGCAAACTGGGCGAACACCTCGACACCCCGATCCTCCAGACCGAACACGTCAGGGGACTCGAACCGTTCACCGACTTCGTCGCGAGCGGGGCGACGGATTTCGTCCGCGCGGATCCGGAGTACGACGGCGGGATCA
This is a stretch of genomic DNA from Halalkalicoccus subterraneus. It encodes these proteins:
- the metX gene encoding homoserine O-acetyltransferase MetX; this translates as MSENREFASLGEFRFACGESISDLEVAYETYGEFTGENCVLVCHALTGSAHVAGSFRDSTSDQASAWWEDIVGPGKAIDTAEYYVVCVNVPGSCYGSSGPPSENPETGEPYGTDFPPVTVGDWTCAQRALLDHLGVGRLHAVVGGSVGGMNALDWAARYPDDVHRVAAVAAAARLDAQCLGLDAIARRAITTDPDWQGGEYYGGAEPDDGLALARQLGHMMYLSKDSMERKFGRRSAGRDAHREAFPADPAADFFPYRDVESYLDYQSTKFVDRFDANSYLYLTRAMDDYDLASGYESDADALAAFTGEALLMSFTGDWHFTVAQSEQVAKAFRATGEAAHHVVESDHGHDAFLVEPGKVGPPLADFLDDGLAGKSITDTKGEEPSSDFAPVHASLFPR
- a CDS encoding O-acetylhomoserine aminocarboxypropyltransferase/cysteine synthase family protein, with the protein product MNDWGPATRSVHSGGRADPATGARATPIYQTTSYQFESADHAADLYALSAEGDVYSRISNPTTRTLEERLAALEGGVDAVATSSGMAALDAATFLLAAPGDSIVSSSAIYGGTTAYFNHVAGRRGIETHFVDTLDYEEYEKAIDEDTAFVHLETIGNPSLVTPDIERVAEIAHDNGAPLFVDNTFATPYLCRPLECGADLVWESTTKWLHGSGSTVGGALIDGGSFDWTGYEELSGENPAYDGIDFSRDFPEAPFAAAARFRSLRALGAQQAPFDAWATLQGLESFPLRMERHCENAAIVAEFLADHEAVSWVTYPGLESHPTHDNAREYLEGGFGGMIAFGLENGFEGGKRVCEAVDLVSFVANIGDAKSLIIHPASTTHGQLTPEQRAKSGVTEDLVRLSVGIEDPEDVLRDLDRAIEVATGRSSEP
- a CDS encoding enolase C-terminal domain-like protein, translated to MEPRITRIQTTEFSYPIEDVGTDTHGFNLTYEPGATTERKLFALQIETSEGITGEYIGGNSPAFAQINTVANYLIGKNPLHRERHWSELKRTLRKYDRMGIGPLDIALWDFAGKHHDAPIHDLLGTYRERLPTYASTYHADDSGGLNSPAAYADFAEECRERGFPGFKIHGWGGGDDARQIDREIATVHAVGERVGSGMDLMLDPACEYETFADALQVGKACDKQDFYWYEDPYRDGGISQHAHRKLGEHLDTPILQTEHVRGLEPFTDFVASGATDFVRADPEYDGGITGAMKRARIAEGFGLDVEFHAPGPAQRHCIAATRNANYYELALVHPKCDNTQPPVYQEGYSDQLDTVDSDGTVGVPDGPGLGVEYDWKYIESRALGGREYE